The DNA segment AAACCAGCAACATTATTTTGGGCTTTAGGTATCACTCAGCATTCAGTAGGTAGTTCAAATACAAGAATTTTAGCAATTTTGCAACTTGTATTAGGAAATATAGGAAAACCAGGTGCTGGAACAAATATCATTAGAGGTCATGATAATGTGCAAGGTGCCACAGATATGGGGTGTCTAGCGGATACTTTGCCAGCATATTATGGACTTGATGATAATGCATGGAATCATTTTTCAAATTTTTGGAATGTAGATAGAGAATATTTAAACTCGAGATTTTTTTCTAAAGAGTGGATGCATGAAAAAGGTTTTTCTCTAGCTAAATGGTGGCAAGGAGTTTTGCATGAAGAAAAAACTTATTCTAATTCACCGATTCGAGTGCTTTGGGTTCAAGGAACAGGTATTACTTCTATGGCTCATACTGTTAAAATTCAAGAAGCGCTTAAAAAACTTGATATGATAGTAATTGCAGAACCTTTTGTTAATGAAGTGGCAGTTTTAGCAGATCGTCCTGATGGAATTTATATTATTCCAGCTTGTACTCAATTTGAAACAGAAGGTTATGTTACGGCTACAAATCGTGCTATGCAGTGGCGTTCTCAAGTTGTTAAACCAATTTATGAAAGTAAAGAAGACCAAGAAATTATGTTCGCTTTTGCGAAAAAATTTGGCTTTTATAAAGAATATACTCGTGGTATGAAAATGGAGCTACAAGACCATAAACTTGTTCAAGTTCAAGATGATAATGATGATAATTTTATATGGCCTGATGATGCGACAAGAGAAATGAGTAATGGACTTTTAAGTATAGGATTAAGAGGAATTTCAGCCGATCGCTTGCGAAAACATCAACAAAATTGGGAGCACTTTGATCCTGATACTCAAAGAGGTTTAGGTGGAGATGTTAAAGGAGAATATTACGGATTGCCTTGGCCTTGTTGGGACAAACAACATCCTGGAACTTCTATTATGTGGAATAGTGATATTACCTATGAAGAAGGCGGTATGGGATTTAGAAATCGTTTTGGTTTAGAACATGATGGTCATTCACAATTAGCAGATGAAGCCTTTACTCCAAAAGGTTGTAAAGTTAAAGGTGGATATCCACAAATTACAAAAGAGAATATAGAAAAAGTATTTAATATCACACTTAGTGATAATGAAAAAGCATTAATGGGATCTAGTTGGAGCACCGATATTTCAGGTATTATTTTAGAAAAGTGTAGAGAAAAAAGTGCTTGTTGTCTAGGTAATGCTAGAGCTAGAATGAAAGTATGGGAATTTGCTGATCCTATTCCTTTACATCGAGAACCACTACACTCTCCTCGCTGGGATTTAGTAAAAAAATATCCAACTTGGGATGATCAAGAGAAAAACTTTAGAGTTGAAAGTAAATTTATCAGTGAACAACAAAAAACTGATTGGAGTAAAGATTTTCCAACTATTATTTCAAGTATGCGTTTAGTGAATTTAAGTGGCGCTGGTATGCTTGAGAGAACTAGTAAATACCTTGCAGCTATTACACCTGAAATGTTTGCAAACGTTCATCCAGAGCTTGCTTTGCAATATGGTATTAATGATGGTGACATGATGTGGATACATTCTCCACAAGGGACAAAAATTAAGGTAAAATGTATACATAATCAATCTGTTACTCCGGATAGAATTTGTTTACCTTATAATTTTGCAGGTATTATGCAAGGAGTGGATTTAAGCTATAATTATCCAGAAGGTACTAAACCTTATACTATAGGCGAAAGTTCAAATACTGTGACAAATTATGGTTTTGATATTAATACGCAAATTTCTGAATTTAATGCAGGACTTTGTAGGCTTGAGAAAGCATAAAAGGGTAAGTTATGGCTAGAATGAAATTTTATGTAGATAATAATCGTTGTATTTCTTGCTTTGCTTGTCAAGTGGCTTGTTCAAGTGCGCATGAGGTACCAGTAGGAATTAATAGACGAAAAGTAATTACTTTAAATGAAGGCATAGAAGGTAAAGAATTTTCAACAACTCTTGCTTGTCAACATTGTACTGATGCACCATGTGAGCAAGTGTGTCCAGTAAAATGTTTTTATATAAGAGCAGATGGTATTGTTTTACACGATAAAAAAACCTGTATAGGTTGTGGATATTGTCTTTATGCATGTCCATTTGGAGCACCTCAATTTCCAAGAGATGGTGCCTTTGGTATAAAAGGTGAAATGGATAAATGTACTATGTGTGCAGGTGGTCCAGAACTTACAAATTCTCACGAAGAAAGAGAACTTTATGGTCAAAATCGTATAGCTGAAGGTAAGGTTCCAATGTGTGCTGCAGTTTGTTCTACGAATGCACTTTTAGTAGGTGATGCAGCTGAAGTTAGTGCAATGTATAGAAAAAGAGTCATGCTTAGAGGGCAAAATTTAGGTATTGACGCAAAATAATTTTTAAAGAGTATCATTTAAGATACTCTTTAATTTTTAGGGTTTAATTTTATGGAAAAATTAATAGAAAAAATCAAAAAAAAGCTTGACAAAGATCAGAAACTTCCTTGCAAAGAAGCATTGCAAATTATTAAAGAGTATACAAAAGAAGATTTTCAACAAGCTATTTTAAAACTTGGTATAAAAATTTCAGATTGTGAATTAGGTCAATTTGGAACACTTAGAAAAGGTTTCTCAAAACATGAAATTTTTGAAGTTTTAGAACCATTTTTAGATCACAAAAATTGTCTAGAATGCAAGCAAGCTTTGGAAAGTACTCAAGATTTTGACATGAGTGAAGTAAGATCGACTTTAAAAGACTATCAAATTAACATAAAGCATTGTGAACTTGGATGTTTTAAAGAAAAAAAAGGAAAAAAATTTAATATTAAAAGTAAAATTTGGATTGAAAATCCAGAGGGAAAATTACTTTTTGGAAAAGGAAAAACAGATATTTTAGAATTGATTGGCGAATATGGAAGTATAGCTAAGGCTGCTAAAATTTTAAATATTAATTATAAAAAAGCTTGGTTTTATATACAAGATTTAGAAACAAATATGAAAGAAGAATTAATTATTGCTAAAAAAGGAAGAGGCAGTGAATCAGGCAGTAAATTAACTCCTAGAGCTCATGAACTTATAAAAAATTATAAAATTTTACAACAAGAAGTAGAAGAATTTACGAATAAGCGTTTTAAAGAATTATTTTTCAAAAAATAAAAAAATTAATTTCATTGCAAGTTATAAGACTATATCATTACTCTTAGTTTAAATAAAGGAAAATATATGAAGATTGATTGTAGGGACTTAGCTTGTCCTCGTCCTGTAATAGAAACTAAGAAGGCTTTAGAAGAACTTAAAGAAAATGAAAATTTACAAATTCTTTTAAATTCAGTGGCATCTAGAGAAAATATTATACGCTTTTTAAAATCTTCCAATATAGAATTTAATGTCGAAGATATAGAAGATGAAAGTATCATAACTATTAAAAATAATGTGGTTTTGACAGAAAATTGTTATACTGATGAAATGACGATTTTATTTCTTAAAAGTAATAAAGTAGGTGATGGGGAACTTGGCGAAAAGCTTATGGTGGGATTTTTACAAACTTTAAAAGATTTACAAAATCCTCCTCAAAAAATTTTATGTGTTAATGATAGCGTGTTAATGAATACAGATTCTTCGCATATTGCTTTTAGTGTTATGAAAGAACTTGAGCAAATGGAAATTGAAATTTATAGTTGTGGAGCATGTTTAGAATATTTTGGAAAAAGTTCAGAATTAAAAATAGGTAAAATAGGTAATGCATATGAAATTTTAAATGAACTTTTTGGAAAGGCAAAGATTATTTCTTTATGATCTATAAAAATCAAAAACTTACTCAGTATGTAAAAGCTGCAGGTTGAGCTGCTAAATTGGACCAGTTGGGTCTTGACAAAGTAATTAGCATATTAAAACCTCATGCAAATATTCTTACGGGTATATCTAATAATGAAGACGCAAGTGTTTATAAACTAAATGAAGAATTAGCTTTAGTGCAAACTTTAGATTTTATTACCCCTATAGTTGATAGTGCGTATCACTTTGGTATGATTTCTGCTGCTAATGCTTTAAGTGATATTTTCGCTATGGGAGCAGAAGTTATCAATGCACTTAATATTGTAGGATTTGACAAATGTCATTTTAGTAATGATGTTTTATATGAAGTGTTAGAAGGTGCCAGGATTAAAGTTGAGGAAGCTGGTGGGGTTATAGTTGGCGGTCATACTATAGAAACTAGCGAATTTATCTTTGGATTAAGTGTTACTGGAAAAATTCATCCTAAAAATTTTTTTTCAAATAATACAGCTAGAAATAATGATGTTATTTTGCTTACTAAACCTATAGGTAGTGGAATTTTAAGTACAGCTTTAAAAGCAAATTTGTTAGAAAAAGACAAGATTGCTTCAATGTGTGAGCAGATGAGTTTTTTGAATATTTATGCTTTAAGGATCTTAAAAAAATTTAAAAGTTTAAGCGCATTAAGTGATGTTACTGGGTTTGGTCTTTTAGGACATTTAAAAGAAATGTTAAATCAAAATATTAGTATTGAAATTTATAAAAATGAAATTCCTTTAATGTGTGGAGTTTTAGAAATGACAAATATGGGATTAATTCCCGAAGGAGCTTATAAAAATAAACATGCATTACAAAATTATATAGTAATGGATAAAGAAGATGATAGCGATATTGTATTTTTTGATCCACAAACTTCTGGAGGACTTTTAGCCGCTATGGAAGAAAAGGAAGCTAAGGAAGCATTAAATATCTTAAGAGATCATAATATTCATGCGAAAATTATTGCAAAATGTATCAAAAATGCACATAGTTGTTTATTATTAAAATGATTAATATCAATGTTGTTTGCTATTTGTTACTTTTTTATACATTTAATTAAATTTTAAATAAATACTTGTTGATTTTATCCCCTTTTTTTGTATCATAAACACATATTATAAATTAGTTGGAGGAAACAATGATACAAAAAGCTTTGCTTTTAGCAGAAGAACTGCAAAAAAAAATCGAAAGTAATATTTCTCAAAATGAAAGAGAATTTCACGCAAAGATGCAAAAGCTTCTCAATAATCCAAAAAATAAAGTAATGTTAATTGAACTTTTAGATCGTTCTTTTAGATGTAAGGACAAAAGTGCAAGTTTTGAACTTATAGAGCATACTCTAAACAAGTATGGTATAGCTGATTTTTTTAGTGCTTTTGAAAAATTTTTACTTTTTTCATTTTTAAATTTTGGTAAATTTGCACCAAAATTAAGTGTTCCATTTTTTGTTAAACATTTAAGAGAAGATACAAAATCTATGGTATTAGATGCAAATCCTAGTGTCTTAGAGCCTCATATGAGAAAAAGAAAAAATGAAGATAAAATCACTCTAAATGTAAATTTAATTGGAGAAGAGGTTTTAGGAGAAGCTGAAAGTTCATATAGGATGAAAAAATATGAAGAAGCTTTGAAAACTAGCTATATTACTTATATTTCTATAAAAATTACAACTATTTTTTCTCAAATTAATATTATCGATTTTGAATACTCAAAAGATGAGGTTGTAAAAAGATTAGATAAATTATATGCACTTGCTTTAGAAGAAGAAAAGAAACAAGGGGTTTCTAAATTTATCAATCTTGATATGGAAGAATTTAGAGATTTAGAACTAACAGTAGAAGCTTTTATGGAAAGTGTTGCTAAATTTGATATTAAGGCAGGCATTGTTTTACAGGCTTATCTTCCAGACTCATACGAATACCTTAAAAAGCTTTTTGCTTTTTCAAAAGAGAGAGTTTTAAAAGGTATGAAGCCAATTAAAATTCGCTTTGTAAAAGGAGCGAATATGGAAAGTGAAGAGACTATAGCTTCTCAAAGAGGATGGACTTTACCAACTTTTTATAAAAAAATAGATACAGATAGTAATTATAATAAAATGCTAGATTTTGTTTTAGAAGGGGATAATTATAAATATATTAATGTGGGAATAGCAAGCCATAATATATTTGAAATAGCTTATGCTTATACAAAGATTAGCCAAGCTAATGCCTTATCTTCTTTTACTTTTGAAATGTTAGAAGGTATGAGTTTGCAATGCTCTTATGAATTATCTAAAATGCACGATCTTATACTTTATGCTCCAGTTTGCGATGAGGCACATTTTAATAATGCAATTGCATATTTGGTTAGAAGACTTGATGAAAATACCAGTGAAGATAATTTTATGAGGTATTTTTTCAATCTTAAAGTTAATGATGCAAATTGGCAAGCTCAAAAAGAACTATTTATTAAATCTTTAGAAGGCATTAAAACACTTGATAATTCTACTCATAGGACTCAAGATAGAAATAATGAGACAAAAGCTATTAGTTCTTATGAAAGCAAAGAATTTAAAAACGAACCAGATACTGATTTTATCTTAAAAGCAAATAGAGAATGGGCTAAACAAATTAGATCTAAATATGAGAATTTAGAAAATTATGATGTTTATCCTGTAGTAAAAGAAGAATTAAAAAAAGATGGATTAGCTGTTATTGAAGTAAAAGATAAGATTCATAATCGTGTGATAGGAAAAGCACATTTAGCAGGAGAAGAAGAGATAAAATATGCTCTAGATGCTGCTAAAAAATCAAATTTTAGCGAGTTGAGTCATGATGAAATTTACAAAATTTTAGAAAAAACTGCTCAATTAACAAGAGAACGAAGAGGTGATTTAATAGGTATTGCAGCTTTAGAAGTAGGAAAAACATTTTTAGAAATAGATCCAGAAGTTAGCGAAGCTATAGACTTTTTAGAATTTTATCCTCATTCATTGGAAAAATTAAAAATACAAAACCCAAACACTACTTTTAAAGCAAAAGGTGTAGGTGTTGTTATAGCACCTTGGAATTTTCCAGTAGGTATTTCAGTGGGGACTATAGCAGCTCCACTTGCTGCAGGCAATAGAGTGATTTATAAACCATCTTCTCTTTCAATGTTGACAGGCTATATGTTATGTAAATGTTTTTGGGATGCAGGAATTCCAAAAGATGCGTTGATATTTTTACCGGCTAAGGGGAGTGATATTTCAAAATATCTTTTGGTGGATGAGAGTGTTAAATTTTCAGTGTTAACTGGAGGAGAGGATACTGCTTATGCTATGTTAAAAGCAAATCCAACTTTGCTTTTAAGTGCTGAAACAGGTGGAAAAAATGCAACAATAGTGTCTAAATTTGCAGATCGTGATAGTGCAATTAAAAATATTATTCATTCAGCTTTTTCTAATTCGGGTCAAAAATGCTCAGCTACTTCATTGCTGGTGCTTGAAGAAGAAATTTATGAAGATGAAGAATTTAAAAAGACTTTAGTTGATGCTGCAAGTTCTATGGCAGTAGGTAATCCTTTTGTATTTAAAAATAAATTAGGATGTTTGGCTGATAAACCAGATGAAAAACTTAAAAAAGCAATAGAAGAACTAAAATCTTACGAGAGTTGGGCTTTAAAACCAGAATTTATTGATGGCAATCCTCACCTTTTAACACCTGGTATTAAATACGGGACCAAAAAGGGAGATTTTACTCATATGAATGAGCTTTTTGCACCTATTTTAACTGTAATGAAAGCAAATAGTTTAAAAGATGCTATTGATATTGTTAATTCTACAGGTTATGGGCTTACAGCTGGATTTGAGAGTTTAGATGAAAGAGAATGGGAATATTTTCATACAAATATAGAGGCTGGAAATATTTACATTAACAAGCCTACAACTGGAGCTATAGTTCTTCGTCAACCATTTGGTGGAGTTAAAAAGTCTGCTATTGGCTTTGGTAGAAAAGTTGGAATTTATAATTATATTACGCAATTTATGGACTTAGAACAAGTAGAAGTAGATAATAATCTTTTAGAAAGTGATTTGGTAAAAAAACTTGAAAATTTAAATCTAAATTTAACTGATGAAGACAAACTTGAGCTTGAAGTTGTTAAAAATATGGCTAGAAGTTATGCTTATCATGCAAAAAATGAATTTTCTAGCGCAAAAGATTATGTAAATATTAGAGGCGAGGATAATCTCTTTTCTTATACTAAGGTAAAAAATATTGCTTATAGAGTATATGCAAAAGATAGCTTAAGGGATATTTTAGGTGTTATTTTGGCAGCAAGTATTTTAAATATTGATCTTACTTTAAGTTATGATGAACATGAAAAGATGGATTTAGTGAGGGAAATTAATAAAAATATCAGTACCAAAACTTTATTTCTTAAAGAGAGTAAAGAAAATTTCATAAAGAAAATTGCCGACTTTGATAGAATTCGTTATTTTGCACCTTTAGATGTAAATGATGAAATTTTCAAAAAAGCTGCATCTTGTGCAAAAATTATTGCTAATTCTAAACCACTAATAAATGGTCGTTTCGAGTTGCTTTTCTATCATAATGAAAAAGCATTAAGTATATCATTCCATCGTTATGGAAATTTAGGTATTCGTGCATTAAAATAAAAAAAAGGGGTAAAAATGGAAGTAGTTCAAATCAATACGCAAATTGCAATAATGTTTATTGCATATTCAGCATTAATGCTTTTTATAGGATTTTATTTTTTTAAACAAAATAAAAATTCAGAAGATTACTTTTTAGGCGGTCGTTCTATGGGACCGGTTGTCTCAGCACTTAGTGCCGGGGCTTCTGATATGAGTGGTTGGCTTTTGATGGGATTGCCTGGTGCTTTATATGTTAGTGGTTTAGCTGAGAGTTATATAGCAATTGGTCTTAGTGTTGGAGCATTTTTAAATTGGGCTTTTGTTGCGAAAAGACTTAGAATTTATACTAGTGTGATTGCAAATTCTATTA comes from the Campylobacter insulaenigrae NCTC 12927 genome and includes:
- a CDS encoding proline dehydrogenase / 1-pyrroline-5-carboxylate dehydrogenase — translated: MIQKALLLAEELQKKIESNISQNEREFHAKMQKLLNNPKNKVMLIELLDRSFRCKDKSASFELIEHTLNKYGIADFFSAFEKFLLFSFLNFGKFAPKLSVPFFVKHLREDTKSMVLDANPSVLEPHMRKRKNEDKITLNVNLIGEEVLGEAESSYRMKKYEEALKTSYITYISIKITTIFSQINIIDFEYSKDEVVKRLDKLYALALEEEKKQGVSKFINLDMEEFRDLELTVEAFMESVAKFDIKAGIVLQAYLPDSYEYLKKLFAFSKERVLKGMKPIKIRFVKGANMESEETIASQRGWTLPTFYKKIDTDSNYNKMLDFVLEGDNYKYINVGIASHNIFEIAYAYTKISQANALSSFTFEMLEGMSLQCSYELSKMHDLILYAPVCDEAHFNNAIAYLVRRLDENTSEDNFMRYFFNLKVNDANWQAQKELFIKSLEGIKTLDNSTHRTQDRNNETKAISSYESKEFKNEPDTDFILKANREWAKQIRSKYENLENYDVYPVVKEELKKDGLAVIEVKDKIHNRVIGKAHLAGEEEIKYALDAAKKSNFSELSHDEIYKILEKTAQLTRERRGDLIGIAALEVGKTFLEIDPEVSEAIDFLEFYPHSLEKLKIQNPNTTFKAKGVGVVIAPWNFPVGISVGTIAAPLAAGNRVIYKPSSLSMLTGYMLCKCFWDAGIPKDALIFLPAKGSDISKYLLVDESVKFSVLTGGEDTAYAMLKANPTLLLSAETGGKNATIVSKFADRDSAIKNIIHSAFSNSGQKCSATSLLVLEEEIYEDEEFKKTLVDAASSMAVGNPFVFKNKLGCLADKPDEKLKKAIEELKSYESWALKPEFIDGNPHLLTPGIKYGTKKGDFTHMNELFAPILTVMKANSLKDAIDIVNSTGYGLTAGFESLDEREWEYFHTNIEAGNIYINKPTTGAIVLRQPFGGVKKSAIGFGRKVGIYNYITQFMDLEQVEVDNNLLESDLVKKLENLNLNLTDEDKLELEVVKNMARSYAYHAKNEFSSAKDYVNIRGEDNLFSYTKVKNIAYRVYAKDSLRDILGVILAASILNIDLTLSYDEHEKMDLVREINKNISTKTLFLKESKENFIKKIADFDRIRYFAPLDVNDEIFKKAASCAKIIANSKPLINGRFELLFYHNEKALSISFHRYGNLGIRALK
- a CDS encoding ModE repressor domain protein, coding for MEKLIEKIKKKLDKDQKLPCKEALQIIKEYTKEDFQQAILKLGIKISDCELGQFGTLRKGFSKHEIFEVLEPFLDHKNCLECKQALESTQDFDMSEVRSTLKDYQINIKHCELGCFKEKKGKKFNIKSKIWIENPEGKLLFGKGKTDILELIGEYGSIAKAAKILNINYKKAWFYIQDLETNMKEELIIAKKGRGSESGSKLTPRAHELIKNYKILQQEVEEFTNKRFKELFFKK
- the fdh3B gene encoding formate dehydrogenase FDH3 subunit beta encodes the protein MARMKFYVDNNRCISCFACQVACSSAHEVPVGINRRKVITLNEGIEGKEFSTTLACQHCTDAPCEQVCPVKCFYIRADGIVLHDKKTCIGCGYCLYACPFGAPQFPRDGAFGIKGEMDKCTMCAGGPELTNSHEERELYGQNRIAEGKVPMCAAVCSTNALLVGDAAEVSAMYRKRVMLRGQNLGIDAK
- a CDS encoding formate dehydrogenase subunit alpha, with the translated sequence MALARRNFLKLAGIASLGSAAFGGENKAIRNASQEEIANPYPDSKIVRTICSICSAGCGIKAEVQDGVWVRQENAIEHPISQGSHCCKGIDQIDLTKSKQRIKYPMKKENGKWIRLSWEQAINEIGDKMLEIRKENGPDSVMFLGSAKFNNQQAYYFRKFAAFWGTNNIDHVARIUHSATVAGVANTWGYGAMTNHFGDVTKNSKMMIIFGANTAVANPIGFKHLLQAKDRNNAKLVVVDPVFTKTAVHADEYVRIRPGTDIALVYGMLHLIFKNGWEDKELIKTRTYGVEDVKAEAAKWSPDIVEDVTGVPAAQLEKITRMLATIKPATLFWALGITQHSVGSSNTRILAILQLVLGNIGKPGAGTNIIRGHDNVQGATDMGCLADTLPAYYGLDDNAWNHFSNFWNVDREYLNSRFFSKEWMHEKGFSLAKWWQGVLHEEKTYSNSPIRVLWVQGTGITSMAHTVKIQEALKKLDMIVIAEPFVNEVAVLADRPDGIYIIPACTQFETEGYVTATNRAMQWRSQVVKPIYESKEDQEIMFAFAKKFGFYKEYTRGMKMELQDHKLVQVQDDNDDNFIWPDDATREMSNGLLSIGLRGISADRLRKHQQNWEHFDPDTQRGLGGDVKGEYYGLPWPCWDKQHPGTSIMWNSDITYEEGGMGFRNRFGLEHDGHSQLADEAFTPKGCKVKGGYPQITKENIEKVFNITLSDNEKALMGSSWSTDISGIILEKCREKSACCLGNARARMKVWEFADPIPLHREPLHSPRWDLVKKYPTWDDQEKNFRVESKFISEQQKTDWSKDFPTIISSMRLVNLSGAGMLERTSKYLAAITPEMFANVHPELALQYGINDGDMMWIHSPQGTKIKVKCIHNQSVTPDRICLPYNFAGIMQGVDLSYNYPEGTKPYTIGESSNTVTNYGFDINTQISEFNAGLCRLEKA
- the yedF gene encoding sulfurtransferase-like selenium metabolism protein YedF; the protein is MKIDCRDLACPRPVIETKKALEELKENENLQILLNSVASRENIIRFLKSSNIEFNVEDIEDESIITIKNNVVLTENCYTDEMTILFLKSNKVGDGELGEKLMVGFLQTLKDLQNPPQKILCVNDSVLMNTDSSHIAFSVMKELEQMEIEIYSCGACLEYFGKSSELKIGKIGNAYEILNELFGKAKIISL
- the selD gene encoding selenide, water dikinase SelD yields the protein MIYKNQKLTQYVKAAGUAAKLDQLGLDKVISILKPHANILTGISNNEDASVYKLNEELALVQTLDFITPIVDSAYHFGMISAANALSDIFAMGAEVINALNIVGFDKCHFSNDVLYEVLEGARIKVEEAGGVIVGGHTIETSEFIFGLSVTGKIHPKNFFSNNTARNNDVILLTKPIGSGILSTALKANLLEKDKIASMCEQMSFLNIYALRILKKFKSLSALSDVTGFGLLGHLKEMLNQNISIEIYKNEIPLMCGVLEMTNMGLIPEGAYKNKHALQNYIVMDKEDDSDIVFFDPQTSGGLLAAMEEKEAKEALNILRDHNIHAKIIAKCIKNAHSCLLLK